One segment of Gordonia terrae DNA contains the following:
- the smc gene encoding chromosome segregation protein SMC, giving the protein MHLKSLTLKGFKSFASATTLRFEPGITCVVGPNGSGKSNVVDALTWVMGEQGAKALRGGKMQDVIFAGTSGRPPLGRAEVTLTIDNADGALPIEYSEVSITRRMFRDGAGEYEINGSSCRLMDVQELLSDSGIGREMHVIVGQGRLSAILESRPEDRRAFIEEAAGVLKHRKRKEKAVRKLDAMQANLARLTDLTAELRRQLKPLGRQAEVARRAQTVQADLRDARLRLAADDLVTRRTEMAEHAAVEDEVRRRQDEVAAELDRANAEVAEHEQHLAEITPAAAAANRAWFRLSALAERVDATRRVAAERSRYLSEPSGEASGPDPDELDEQALEAAELEAELTEGVEIAAEQLETAREVLGERESIAEAAEAAHLAAVRAIADRREGLARLEGQVDNLRTRSESVDAEAQRLTNAISAATERAEGAVTQQDSAAGELAQLEAAERALDEHHERCVAALNLSNERVATLQASHREAEHAIASLSARVDALAMGLERGDGGAWLLENAPEGLLGPMSELVTVEAGFETAIAGALGPAVDGIVTVDGIAAVRALAALKSGDGGRAALICGGLTGPDRKSEVALPDGARWAASVVDTRPEIRGAIDTVLADTVIVDDPAQGLELARRLGVRAVTPAGDRISAASVEGGSSRRPSTLEVQSAIDAATAELGATRRRVEELEAALDGALTEQHERREAAEEALAALHESDAGVGAAYEQMARLGQEIRASRAEADKLTRQRNLLEKGRAETLESLQELTERLRLARDEPEVGTEMSADDSERATASAAVGVARSAEMEARLTLRTAEERLASVRGKADSLRRAAQREREARERARRQDEIRRQAAGVAVAVERAGAQVSERLAAAVASAQAGRDELEEIRTARTATLDELRVRAGELTTTLNSLRDTVHRDEVARAQVALRIEQLEEQVLETFAMAPDDLIAEYGPDVPMPPSALEMAEYEQARERGEQVVAPAPMPYNRATQEARAKKAQKDLNTLGKVNPLALEEFAALEERYNFLSSQLEDVKAARKDLLDVVEEVDARILRVFTEAYADVEREFAQVFQTLFPGGEGRLVLTEPGDMLTTGIEVEARPPGKKVKRLSLLSGGEKSLTAVAMLVAIFRARPSPFYVMDEVEAALDDTNLRRLITLFEQLREKSQLIVITHQKPTMEVADALYGVSMRGDGITTVISQRMRGVNMPVGQQEDTSQ; this is encoded by the coding sequence GTGCACCTCAAAAGCCTGACCCTGAAGGGCTTCAAGTCGTTCGCCTCGGCGACGACCCTGCGCTTCGAGCCGGGTATCACGTGCGTGGTGGGCCCCAACGGCTCCGGTAAGTCGAACGTCGTCGACGCCCTGACCTGGGTGATGGGCGAGCAGGGCGCCAAGGCGCTACGCGGCGGGAAGATGCAGGACGTCATCTTCGCCGGCACATCCGGCCGGCCGCCGCTGGGCCGCGCCGAGGTGACATTGACGATCGACAATGCCGACGGCGCGCTGCCCATCGAGTACTCCGAGGTCTCCATCACCCGCCGGATGTTCCGCGACGGTGCCGGCGAGTACGAGATCAACGGCAGTTCGTGCCGGCTGATGGATGTGCAGGAGCTGCTCTCGGATTCGGGTATCGGCCGCGAGATGCACGTGATCGTCGGCCAGGGCCGGCTGTCGGCGATCCTCGAGTCCCGGCCCGAAGACCGCCGCGCGTTCATCGAAGAAGCCGCGGGTGTACTCAAGCACCGCAAGCGCAAGGAAAAGGCGGTCCGCAAGCTCGACGCGATGCAGGCCAACCTCGCGCGCCTGACGGACCTGACCGCCGAACTCCGTCGCCAGCTCAAGCCGCTCGGCCGGCAGGCCGAGGTGGCACGCCGTGCCCAGACCGTGCAGGCCGACCTCCGCGACGCCCGGTTGCGTCTTGCCGCCGACGACCTCGTCACCCGCCGGACCGAGATGGCCGAACACGCCGCCGTCGAGGACGAGGTCCGTCGCAGGCAGGATGAGGTGGCCGCCGAGCTGGACCGCGCGAACGCGGAAGTGGCCGAACACGAACAGCATCTCGCCGAGATCACGCCCGCCGCGGCCGCCGCGAACCGCGCGTGGTTCCGGCTGTCGGCGCTGGCCGAGCGCGTCGACGCGACCCGCCGGGTCGCCGCCGAACGCAGCCGGTACCTCAGTGAACCGTCCGGCGAGGCGTCCGGACCCGACCCCGACGAGCTCGACGAGCAGGCCCTCGAGGCCGCCGAACTCGAAGCCGAACTCACCGAGGGCGTCGAGATCGCCGCCGAACAGCTCGAGACCGCCAGAGAAGTCCTCGGCGAGCGCGAGTCGATCGCCGAAGCCGCCGAGGCCGCTCACCTCGCCGCCGTCCGCGCCATCGCCGACCGTCGGGAGGGATTGGCGCGTCTGGAAGGGCAGGTCGACAACCTACGGACGCGTTCGGAGTCGGTCGACGCCGAGGCGCAACGCCTCACGAACGCGATCTCGGCGGCCACCGAGCGCGCCGAAGGTGCTGTGACGCAACAAGACTCGGCCGCCGGAGAGCTGGCGCAACTCGAGGCCGCCGAACGCGCTCTCGACGAACATCACGAACGCTGCGTCGCCGCGCTCAACCTGTCCAACGAGCGCGTCGCGACCCTGCAGGCATCCCACCGCGAGGCCGAGCACGCCATCGCCTCGCTGTCGGCGCGGGTGGACGCGCTCGCCATGGGACTCGAACGGGGCGACGGCGGTGCCTGGTTGCTGGAGAACGCGCCCGAGGGTCTCCTGGGTCCGATGTCCGAGCTGGTCACGGTCGAGGCGGGCTTCGAGACGGCCATCGCCGGGGCGCTCGGACCCGCCGTCGACGGCATCGTCACCGTCGACGGGATCGCCGCGGTGCGAGCGCTGGCGGCCCTCAAATCCGGCGACGGTGGACGGGCGGCGCTGATCTGCGGCGGGCTCACCGGTCCGGACCGGAAGAGTGAGGTCGCGTTGCCGGACGGGGCCAGGTGGGCCGCCTCGGTGGTCGACACCCGGCCCGAGATCCGCGGTGCCATCGACACCGTCCTGGCCGACACCGTCATCGTCGACGATCCCGCCCAGGGACTCGAACTCGCCCGCCGCCTCGGGGTGCGGGCGGTGACCCCCGCGGGCGACCGCATCTCGGCAGCGTCGGTCGAGGGGGGTTCGTCGCGCCGACCCTCCACGCTGGAGGTCCAGTCCGCGATCGATGCGGCGACCGCCGAACTCGGCGCGACGCGCCGACGCGTCGAAGAACTGGAGGCGGCGCTCGACGGTGCGCTGACCGAACAGCACGAGCGACGCGAAGCGGCCGAGGAGGCGCTCGCCGCGCTGCACGAGTCCGACGCCGGCGTCGGCGCCGCGTACGAGCAGATGGCCCGGCTCGGTCAGGAGATCCGGGCGTCGCGCGCCGAGGCCGACAAACTGACGCGCCAGCGGAACCTCCTCGAGAAGGGCCGCGCGGAGACCCTCGAATCGTTGCAGGAACTCACCGAGCGGCTTCGGCTCGCGCGCGACGAGCCCGAGGTGGGGACCGAGATGTCGGCCGACGACTCCGAGCGCGCGACCGCATCGGCGGCGGTCGGGGTGGCGCGCAGCGCCGAGATGGAGGCGCGTCTGACGTTGCGGACCGCCGAGGAACGCCTCGCCTCGGTCCGGGGCAAGGCCGACTCGCTGCGTCGCGCCGCCCAGCGCGAGCGGGAGGCGCGCGAACGAGCCCGCCGCCAGGACGAGATCCGGCGACAGGCCGCCGGCGTCGCGGTGGCCGTCGAACGCGCGGGCGCGCAGGTCAGTGAGCGCCTCGCGGCAGCGGTGGCCTCGGCGCAGGCCGGGCGCGACGAACTCGAGGAGATCCGGACCGCACGTACCGCAACCCTGGACGAGCTCCGCGTTCGGGCGGGCGAGCTGACGACCACGCTGAACTCACTGCGCGACACCGTCCACCGCGACGAGGTGGCGCGAGCCCAGGTCGCGCTCCGCATCGAGCAACTCGAAGAGCAGGTGCTCGAGACGTTCGCGATGGCACCCGACGATCTGATCGCCGAATACGGCCCCGACGTGCCGATGCCCCCGTCGGCGCTGGAGATGGCCGAGTACGAGCAGGCGAGGGAACGCGGCGAGCAGGTCGTCGCGCCGGCGCCGATGCCGTACAACCGGGCGACCCAGGAAGCCCGCGCGAAGAAGGCGCAGAAGGACCTCAACACGCTCGGCAAGGTCAACCCGCTCGCACTCGAGGAGTTCGCCGCACTCGAGGAGCGATACAACTTCCTGTCCTCACAGCTCGAAGACGTCAAGGCGGCGCGCAAGGATCTCCTCGACGTGGTCGAGGAGGTCGACGCCCGCATCCTGCGGGTGTTCACCGAGGCCTACGCCGACGTCGAACGCGAATTCGCGCAGGTCTTCCAGACGCTGTTCCCGGGCGGCGAAGGGCGACTGGTCCTCACCGAACCCGGCGACATGCTCACGACCGGCATCGAGGTCGAGGCGCGTCCGCCCGGCAAGAAGGTCAAGCGGCTGTCACTGCTGTCGGGTGGGGAGAAGTCGCTCACGGCCGTCGCGATGCTGGTGGCGATCTTCCGGGCACGGCCGTCACCCTTCTACGTCATGGACGAGGTCGAGGCCGCTCTCGACGACACCAACCTGCGGCGACTCATCACATTGTTCGAGCAACTGCGGGAGAAGTCCCAGCTCATCGTCATCACCCACCAGAAGCCCACGATGGAGGTCGCGGATGCGCTCTACGGGGTCAGCATGCGCGGCGACGGCATCACGACGGTCATCTCACAACGCATGCGCGGAGTGAACATGCCCGTCGGACAACAGGAGGACACCAGCCAGTGA
- the ftsY gene encoding signal recognition particle-docking protein FtsY produces the protein MNTGIIIGIVVAVLVVIALIVLGLVLSRRRRISLTDERQPEVVDGTTRQVDRSGGYQAGSGFSFSRGDAGTALAEPPARKPEPVRKPAEPTVRPPGDRTDVDGQPGVGDDAAVPRDSIRRGVTDVSLPEPDTAEPDTVEPEASEPGTAEPEAAEPETVEPETVEPEAARPATAPPDTVVPDTAEPDTAEPAAVEPEIVEPETRVPDDVAEATTAPPLDDIAPTAGRIGRLRGRLSRSQGAIGKGVLGLLGAGDLDEESWEEIEDTLVMADLGAATTATVVETLRTELAANPVRTAGEARALLKRVLIEQLDPTLDRSIRALPHAGRPAVVLVVGVNGTGKTTTTGKLARVLVADGRRVLLGAADTFRAAAADQLQTWGERVGAEIVRGKEQADPAAVAFDAVDRGIETGVDVVMIDTAGRLHTKTGLMDELGKVKRVVEKKAPVDEVLLVLDATVGQNGLMQARVFAEVVNITGVVLTKLDGTAKGGIVFHVQKELGVPVKLVGLGEGADDLAPFEPDAFVDALL, from the coding sequence GTGAACACCGGAATCATCATCGGCATCGTCGTCGCGGTGCTCGTCGTGATCGCGTTGATCGTGCTCGGTCTGGTGCTGTCGCGCCGCCGGCGCATCTCGCTCACCGACGAACGACAGCCAGAGGTCGTCGACGGCACGACCCGTCAGGTCGACCGGTCGGGCGGTTACCAGGCCGGGTCGGGCTTCAGTTTCAGCCGCGGGGACGCCGGTACGGCGCTCGCGGAACCGCCTGCGCGCAAGCCCGAACCCGTGCGCAAGCCGGCCGAGCCAACCGTGCGGCCGCCGGGAGATCGCACCGACGTGGACGGTCAGCCGGGTGTCGGCGACGACGCCGCGGTCCCGCGTGACTCGATTCGACGCGGCGTCACCGACGTATCCCTTCCCGAGCCGGACACCGCCGAGCCGGACACCGTCGAGCCGGAGGCTAGCGAGCCCGGGACAGCCGAGCCCGAGGCTGCAGAGCCCGAGACGGTTGAGCCCGAGACGGTGGAACCGGAGGCCGCCCGGCCTGCGACTGCACCGCCGGACACGGTGGTTCCGGACACGGCTGAACCGGACACGGCGGAACCCGCGGCAGTCGAGCCGGAGATCGTCGAACCCGAGACGCGGGTGCCCGACGATGTCGCGGAGGCGACCACGGCGCCGCCGCTGGACGACATCGCGCCGACGGCGGGCCGGATCGGTCGGCTGCGTGGCCGGCTGTCCCGGTCGCAGGGCGCGATCGGCAAGGGTGTGCTGGGACTCCTCGGTGCGGGCGATCTCGACGAGGAGAGCTGGGAGGAGATCGAGGACACGCTGGTGATGGCCGACCTCGGCGCCGCGACCACCGCCACCGTCGTCGAGACGTTGCGAACCGAACTCGCGGCCAATCCGGTCCGGACCGCGGGGGAGGCCCGGGCCTTGCTCAAGCGGGTCCTGATCGAGCAGCTCGACCCGACCCTCGACCGGTCGATCCGGGCGCTGCCGCACGCCGGTCGCCCCGCCGTCGTGCTCGTCGTCGGGGTCAACGGCACCGGCAAGACGACCACGACCGGCAAACTGGCGCGCGTGCTCGTCGCCGATGGTCGTCGCGTCCTGCTCGGAGCCGCCGACACCTTCCGCGCCGCCGCCGCCGATCAGCTGCAGACCTGGGGTGAGCGTGTCGGTGCCGAGATCGTGCGCGGCAAGGAACAGGCCGATCCCGCCGCGGTCGCGTTCGACGCGGTCGACCGCGGCATCGAGACGGGTGTCGACGTGGTCATGATCGACACCGCGGGCCGCCTGCACACCAAGACCGGCCTGATGGACGAGCTGGGCAAGGTCAAACGCGTCGTCGAGAAGAAGGCACCCGTCGACGAGGTGCTGCTGGTCCTCGATGCGACCGTCGGACAGAACGGCCTCATGCAGGCCCGCGTGTTCGCCGAAGTCGTGAACATCACCGGTGTGGTGTTGACGAAGCTCGACGGCACCGCGAAGGGTGGCATCGTCTTCCACGTCCAGAAGGAACTCGGGGTACCGGTCAAGCTCGTCGGGCTCGGCGAGGGAGCCGACGATCTCGCGCCGTTCGAACCGGACGCATTCGTCGACGCCCTGCTGTGA